The sequence GGTGCGGGGGTCGCCGCCGTCGTCCTCAACCAGGACCTCGACCTTGCGGCCGAGCACTCCCCCCTTGTCGTTGAGATCCTGGGCGAGCAGCTCGACGATCCGTTTCATCTCCTGCCCTTCGCTGGCCCAGGAGCCGGTCATCGGAGCCATGAGCCCGATCTTGACGGTTTCGGCGGCGGCCGCCCCGGCCAGCAGGCAAAGCAGCGTCGCCAGCATCAGTACCTTCTGCATGGAGTCCTCCTTCAGCGTAATGGGTGCTTGGCGCACACCAATGGCAGGCGGGCCGCCGCAAGGGGCCGCCTCAGATCCCCAGATAGGCCTTCTTCACCTCTTCGTTGTTGAGCAGGTTCTCGGCCGAATCGGTCAGGGTGATCCGGCCATTCTCCATGACGTAGCCGCGGTGGGCGAGCTTGAGGGCCTGGTTGGCGTTCTGCTCGACGAGAAAGATGGTGGTGTTGCTGTCGCGGTTGATCTTGCGGATGATCTCGAAGATTTGCTGGATGATGATCGGCGCCAGCCCCAGCGAGGGTTCGTCGAGCAGCAGAAGCCGCGGCCGGGCCATCAGGGCACGGGAGATGGCGAGCATCTGCTGCTCGCCGCCGCTCAGCGTTCCACCCAGCTGGTTGCGCCGCTGGGCGAGAATCGGAAAGAGGTCCATGACCATGTTCAGGTCCTGGCGGATGAGCGCCTTGTTGTTCCGCAGATAGGCACCCATCTCCAGGTTTTCCAGAACGCTCATATTGGGGAAGATGCGGCGCCCCTCGGGAACCTGGATGATCCCCATGGCGACGATGCGGTCGGGGCTGAGGCCCTGGATTGGCTGCTCCTGGAAGAGGATCTCGCCGGAGCGGGGCGGGACGACGCCGCAGAGGGCCATCAGGGTGGTGGTCTTGCCGGCGCCGTTGGCGCCGATGAGGGTGACGATTTCCCCCTCCTCGATCTCCAGGCTCACCCCCTTGAGGGCCTGGATACTGCCGTAATGGGCGTCGATGGCGTTGACCTTAAGCATCGCTCGCCTCCCCGAGATAGGCCTCAATCACCTTGGGGTTGCGGCGGATTTCCTGGGGGGTCCCCTTGGCGATCTTCTTGCCGTATTCCATGACGTAAATGCGGTCGGAGATGTTCATCACCAGCTTCATGTCGTGCTCGATGAGCAGGATGGCGACCCCTTCCTCCTTGCGGATGCGCACGATCAACTCGTCGAGCTCATGGGTTTCGTGGGGGTTCATGCCGGCGGCCGGCTCGTCGAGCAGCAGCAGAAAGGGGCGGGTGGCCAGGGCCCGGGCGATTTCCAGGCGCCGCTGGCCGCCGTAGGGGAGATTCTTGGCGAACTCGTTGGCGAAGCGGGACAGCCCCACCTTCTCCAGCAAGTGGTAGCTGGTCTCGATCGTCTCCTTCTCCTGCCGCCGGCTACTGGCGCCGCGCAGGATGGCGCCGAGGATGTTGGTCGTAGTCCGGCAGTGGCGGCCGATCATGACGTTTTCCAGGACCGTCATGTTCTGGAACAGGCGGATGTTCTGGAAGGTGCGCGCCATGCCGCTGGCGGTGACCCGGTTCGGCTTCCAGCCGTTGATGCGCTGGCTGCGCCCGTCGGGGGGATGAACCATGATTTCCCCGAGGGTTGGCCGGTAGATGCCGGTTACGCAGTTGAAGAAGGTGGTCTTGCCGGCGCCGTTCGGCCCGATCAGGGCGACGATCTCGCCGGCGCCCACCTCCAGGGTGACGCCGTCCACCGCCCGCAGACCGCCGAAATCCATGGTCAGTTCCCTGACCTCCAGCAGCTTCCGGTTGTTCTCAGCCATGAGCCTGCTCCGCGGCGGCCTTGCGATAGGCGTAGGTCTTGCGTACGTTGGCGATCAGCCCCTGGGGGCGGAAGATCATCATCAGCACCATGACCGCGCCGAAGACGAGCATCCGGTACTCGGAAAAGGCCCGCAGGTACTCGGGCATCAGGATCAGGACCAGGGCGGCGATGATGACGCCGATGATCGACCCCATGCCGCCGAGCACGACGATGGAGAGGACCATGGCCGACTCCATGAAGGTGAAGCTGTTGGGATTGATGTAGGTGTTGCGGGCGGCGAAAATCACTCCCACCAGCCCTGCCCAGAAGGCGCCGAGGGCGTAGGCCGAGAGCTTGGTGCGGGCCATGTCGACGCCCATGGCGACGCAGGCGATCTCGTCCTCGCGCAAAGCCATCCAGGCGCGGCCGATCCGGGAGTCCTTGAGACGGTTGGTGACAAAGATGGTGAAGGCGACCAGCAGCAGCATCAGGTAGTAGGTGTAGGTAGTGACAGCCGTCAGCTTCAGGTCAAGACCGAAGAGCCCGGGGCGGTCGATGTTGGCGATGCCGGCGGCGCCGTAAAAGACCGTGTCCCAGTTCTCCAGCACAATCTTGGCAATGGAGCCGAAGCCGAGGGTGACGATCGCCAGATAGTCGCCGCGCAGGCGCAGGATCGGGAACCCGAGCAGTACCCCGAACAGCGCTCCCAGCAGGCCGCCGATCGGCAGGCAGAGCCAGAAGCCGAGGCCGAAATGCAGGTTGAGCAGGGCGTAGGCATAGGCTCCGACGGCGAAAAAAGCGATGTAGCCGAGGTCAAGCAGGCCGGCGAGACCGACGGTGATGTTGAGCCCCAGGCCCAGGACGACAAAAATCAGGGCCAGTATCATGATGTTGACCTGGTAGGTGTCGACCAGCCAGGGAAAAATCACTGTGGCCAGCAGAATAGCGCCCAGCATAGGCCGGTACAGGCCCGGCTCTTCCAGAAGTCGCTGCAACAGGCCCGGCGCCGCCGGTTCTGCGGCTCCCCCTTGCGGGCGCTTCGGCTGTCCCTGCCGCCGCTGCAGCGACCATCGCCAGAAATAGGAAAGAACAAATGCGCCGAGGCCGACCCAGAGGATGCTCAGCCAGCGCCATTCGACCTCGCTCTTGATGGTGTTGACCCGCACCCCCAGTAGCGGCAGGGTCAGGAACATGAACCAGAGAGCGACTCCGCAGGAGTGCTTGAAGTTTTTCATATCCAATCCCGGCGTGTTGCGCCTGCGCGAGCTAGACCTTCTGCCTGACCGCCTTGCCCAGAATTCCGGTCGGCCGAAGGATGAGAATCAGGACCAGCAGCCCGAAGGCGAAGACGTCCTCGTAGGCGCTGGAGATGTAACCGGCAGCAAAGGCCTCGGTCAATCCCAGGACCAGGCCGCCGAGGACCGCGCCCGGAATGTTGCCGATGCCGCCGAGAACCGCGGCAGTGAAGGCCTTTACCCCGGCCATGAAGCCGATGGCGAAGTTGATCTGACCGATGTAGGAACCGACCAGGACCCCGCCGATGGCGGCCAGGACCGAGCCGATGACGAAGGTGACGGAGATCACCCGGTCGACGTTGATGCCGACCAGGCGAGCCATGGTCATGTCCTGCTGGGTGGCCCGCATCGCCTTGCCGATGCGGGTGTATTTGATGAGTACGGTGAGGACGACCATGGTCAGCGCGGTCACCAGCAGGATGACCAGTTCCGCCGACCCCATGATGTGAGCCACCGGCTCCATGAAGTCGAAGTCGGGGATAAGGGCCGGAAAGGGGAGGAAGTCCGGGGTCTGTGCCAGCAGGACGTAGTTCTGCAGGAAGATCGACATGCCGATGGCGCTGATCAGCGGCGAGAGGCGGGGCGCCCCCCGCAGCGGACGGTAGGCGATGCGCTCCAGGGTGTAGCCGTAAGCCGCCGCGTAGATCGCGGCCACCAGCGCGGCCAGCAGCAGGATCGACACGCCGGTGAAGCCGTAGATGGTCAGCGCCCCGGCAACGACCAGGGCGACGAAGGCGCCGATCATGTAGACCTCGCCGTGGGCGAAGTTGATCAGTTGGATGATGCCGTAGACCATGGTGTAGCCCAGGGCAATCAGGGCGTAGATGCTGCCCCGGGTCAAGCCGCTTAAGAAGAGTTCGAGAAAGTAGTCCATCGCTTGCTACCGCCTCGTGGCAGTGGCCGGCCTGCCGGGCCGGCAAAACGGTTCACGCAAAAGCCGGGGGAAAGGCAGAGGCTTTCCCCCGGCGGCATTGAGGCGCTGCCGGCGTTACTTGACCTCGACGAACTCGCCGTTTCTGACCTGATAGACCGCGAAGCCGACCCCTTCGGCATCCCCCTTCTGGTCGAACTTGATGCGACCGACGGTGGTTTCGACGTAAGAGCTGCGCAGAGCCTTGGTCAGTGCTTCATAATCGGTACTGCCGGCCACTTCGATGGCATGGAGCAGAGCCTGAACGGCGGCATAGCCCTGGTCGAAAAAGGTCCCCGGCTCGGAGCCGTGGGCCTTCTGGTAGGCGGTTCTGGCCTTGCGGTTCGCTTCGTATTTGGAGACGTCCATCGGGCCGGTGGCGTAAACCCCCTCGGCGTCCTTGCGGGCGATTTCCAGAAATCCTACCCCCTTGACCCCGTCGGGGCCGATGAAGGGGATGTCGACCCGCTTTTTCTTCATCTGGGCGATCAGCTTGGAGGCCTCGGGGTGGTAGCCGCCGAAGATCACTGCATCGGCCCCCTCTTTGCGGATTTTCTGTACCACCGCCGAGTAGTCCATGGCGCCAGGAGTGATCCCCTCGTACATCACCACCTTGGCCTTGCCTCCCTGCTCGACGAACTGCTTGGCGAAATCGGCAAATCCCTTACCGTAATCCCCTTTGTCATGAATGACTGCAATCTTCTTCGCGCCCAGTTTCTCCGTCGCGAAGGTGGCCGCCAGCTTCCCCTGATCATCATCGGCGGCGATGGTGCGGTAGAAGTTCGGGTATTCGCCGCCCTTGGTCAGGGGCGGATTGGTGGCCGAGGGGGACATGACGATGACCTTGGCGTCCTTGTAGATGCCCAGGGCCGCCTTGGTCGCCCCGGAGCAAACATGACCGACCACCACGTCAACCTCTTGGGATACGAGCTTGGTCGCCACGTTGGCGGCGATCTCGGGCTTGCACTGGTCGTCCTGGATCAGCAGCTCGACCTTCCTGCCCAGCACCCCCCCCTTGGCATTGATCTCGGCCGCCACCATCTCGGCAGCATCCTTGGTGGGTATGCCGTAGGCGGCGAGGTCACCGCTGTGCGGGCCGGCGACGCCGAGCTTGATGGTGTCAGCGGCCAGGGCGGGAGCGGAGAGGAGAAGTGTGAACCCCAGGGCAAATAGCCAGCTTGCGAGGTGCATTTTCTTCATTCGTGGCCTCCATTGGAAAGAATATGGATAGGGCAAACAGTGTTCGCTATCGGAACAGCATTCAATGTATAGTTTAAATAAACCTTGCCAGTCAAGGCCCTAATTGAGCCCAATGTGGAAAAAAAATTAAAAGTATCAAGGTCTTTTCGGCTGATGTCAGACGGTGTGTGGCCAAAATGGAGCGAAAATGGCTGAATTTGGCCATGGCAAAAAGGCCTTTTCGCGGCGCAGCGTTTGGTCTGGATAAAAATCCGTTGACTTCCGAAGATAAACGCTGTATCAAGCGTTAATTTTATCCCATGTTGGCACTATTTCAAATTCCATCTGGTGAGACGGGGCGACCGACGATTAACTTCTCCGGATGACTGAAACCCTAACAAGGAGGCTTTGGATGAAAAAGGCAATTGTAACCCTGCTGGCCAGTCTTCTGGCCCTTTCCCTCGGCGCCTGTGCGGCAACCAAAAAGGAAGAGCAGATCCGCGTCAAGTGCCCCGCCTGCGGCTATGAGTTCATGGCGCCGGCGGAGCGCTGACCACCTAATTACTAGAGTTTGCCTGATTTTCAGCAACATTCATTTAATATCAGGAGGCGATTGATGAAAGTTTCGCGACTGCTCTATGCTCTGCTCCTGGGAGGCCTGCTGGCCGCCCCCGCCTTTGCTTTTCAGGTCGACGTGCACGGGGACTTCAAAAACCGGCTGATGTACAGCAATCAGGCCGAGCTGTTCGACGTCTTTTCCGAGCCCGGCATCCAATACGTCAACGTCACCAACGCTCAGATCCGCAACCTGACCGGTCTGGTTTCCGGCGTCCCCCTGGATACCCGGAAGAGGGCCAACGACTCCGACTTCTTCGGGGAGATCAAGTACCGCCTCTGGTTCAACGCCACCGACGACGACAAGAAGGTCAAGGGGGTGCTCGGCTTCGAGTTCGGCGGCCGGAAATTCGGCCAGGTCGGCGGCCTCGACTTCGCCGGCGACGACAACATCTTCGAATTCCGCTGGGGCTACGTCGACTTCGAGGTCCCCTTCGACCCGGCCTCCCACCTCTCGGTCGGCCTGATGCCCGTCGGCTACAACGCCTACTTCTGGAACGACAACGCCCCGGGGGTCAAGTGGGCGGCTCAGCGCGGCGACCTGGAGTACAGCCTCGGCTGGTGGCGCAACGACGTAACCAACGGCGGCACCGGCCGCGACGCCAAGAACACCAACGACGACGTCTATGTCCTCGACGCCGCCTACAAGTTCGCGCCGGGCCACCGCCTCTACGGCTTCGCCGCCTACGGCGAATTCGGCCAGGAGGCTCTGTTCAGCCCCGACTTCGTCACGCCGGTAGTCTCCGAGGCCATGGACCAGATCTACTGGCTCGGCCTCTCCGGCGAAGGGCAGTCAGGCCGGCTCTTCTATGGCGCCACGGCCATCTACCAGACCGGCGAGATCGACGCCGCCACCGGCCTGACCTTCGCCCCCGGCAACCGGAACACGCTCGACCGCGACGCCTACCTGCTCAACGCCGAAGCAAGCTACGCCCTCGAGCGCGGCCGGGCCACCGCCGGCTGGCTCTACGCTTCCGGCGACAGCAGCCAGACCGATGGCGATGTCAACAACTACCACTCCCTGGAGGCCTACCTGGAGAATATCGGCAGCCAGGTCTTCTCCGGATACTGGGCCGACGACAACTACATGATCGGCTCCAACTACTTCCTCGACCGTGGCTTCAATGTTCCCTACCTCAACGCCACCTTCAACGTCACCGACAAGTTTTCGGTGGGGGGCGGCTACTTCTACTGGAGCACCGCCGCGGAGGTGATCCACGACAAGGAACTCGGCCACGAAATCAACGCGCGCGTCGAGTATGCCGTGACCAAGGGGCTCACCACCGGTCTCAATGCCGGCTACCTCTTTGGCGGCAAGGCCTGGGATGAGTTGGCCATCGACGGCCATGGCGACAACGTGTTCCGTTCGGAAGCGTCGGTGCGGCTGACCTTCTGATGCAGTGACTGTAAAGAAAAAAACGGACCGGGCAGAAAAGCCCGGTCCGTTTTTTCAGGAGCGACTCAGGTAACGGGTTCGACCTGTGGCCTGGCCGGCAAGAGCTCCGCGGCCGTCATGCCGAGGACGATCAGCCCACCGCCGGCCCAGGCGACGGGGGTGAGGCGGTCGCCAATCAGCAGAACGGAGAAGGCCGCCGCAAAGACCGGCTCGAGGGTGTAGATGATGGCGGCGCGGGTGGGGGTGGTCAGGCGCTGGAAGCTGGTCATCACCCAGAAGGCGTAGACGGTGGCGAAGACCGCCGTGATCCCCAGCGCCCACAGCAGGGTCGGGCTCCAGGCGCGGGGCCAGGTGACCGGCTCGAACAAAAGGCTCCCCAGCAGGCTCAGCACCGCCATGGTGCCGATTTGCACGAAGGTCAGCGCCCGCCCGTCATAACCGGCGGTCAAGGCGTCGAGACCGAGGATGTGCAGGGCAACGAAGAAGGAGCAGGCGATCACCAGGGCGTCGCCCGGGTTGAGCCGCCAGGGGCTCTGCCAGGTCAGCAGAAAAAGGCCGATGAGCGCCAGCGCCACGCCGATGCGCGCTCCCGCCGCCGGCGGTTTGGCCAGCAGCGGGCCGGCCAGCAGGGGGACCCAGACCACGTTGAGCCCGGTGAGAAAGCCGGCGTTGGCCGATGTCGTCTGCTCCAGGCCGAAGGTCTGGAAGGCATAGGAAAGAAAGAGGAGCGTTCCCAGGAAGACGCCCCGACGAATCCCGCGGGCGTCGAGGCTGCGCAGGCCCCGCCCGGCCAGCAGGGCAAGGAGCAGCGCCGAGAGGGCGAAGCGCACCCAGAGAAAGGACAGGACCGGGATTTCGGTCACCGCCGCCTTGACCACGGGAAAGGTCGCCCCCCAGAAGAGGGTCGCGGTGACCAGCAGAAATTCGGCAAAGCCCCGGCTGGGTTGGTTATTCATGGCAGTTTCCGCTGGACCCGGCTGGCGGGCGCGAAGATTGCGAACCGGCTTGTATGGCAGGTTTCGACTGTGCTATAAAAAAGGCTGTTTCGCTAAAGCAAAAAAAGTTTGGCGGGACGAGTTGCCCGGGAGTCTAGCATGGAAAGAGGGAAAAAGGAACCGGTCCAGATCGTCTGCCCGCGCTGTCGGCATACGGAGATCATTTACTTGCCGCAGGAGCAGTTCCCCCGTTGCCCCGATTGCGACATCCCGATGGTCATCGCCGAACTGCTCGACGAGGGAAAATCGTACTGACCCCCCATCCACACATCCCCATGAAATAATGAAGGAGGAAACCATGAAAAATCTGGTGTTGGCCGCCCTGGCGCTGCTCGCTCTCTCCGTCACTCTTGTCGGTCCTGCCCAGGCCGCCGGAACCCTTGATGAGATTCGCCAGCGTGGAACCCTGCGGGTCGGCATGGAGCCGGGGTACATGCCCTTCGAGCTGACCAACCAGAAGGGGGAGATCATCGGCTTCGACCCCGATTGCGCCAAGCGCATGGCCAAGGCGCTGGGGGTCAAGCTCGAGCTGGTGAGCACCGCCTGGGACGGCATCATCCCCTCGCTGATGACCAAGAAGTTCGACATCATCATGAGCGGCATGACCATTACCGACGAGCGCACCCAGGTGGTCGATTTCGCCGATCCCTACATTGTCATCGGCCAGACGCTGCTGGTCCGCAAGGAGCTGGCCGGGACGGTCAAATCCTACAAGGACCTCAACGACCCGAAGTACAAGGTCGCCTCCAAGCTGGGTACCACCGGCGAGATCGCCGCCAAGGAGCATCTCCCCAAGGCCAAATATTTCTCCTACGAAACCGAACAGGAAGCGGTCATGGAAGTGGTCAACGGCAAGATCGACGCCTTCGTCTACGACTCTCCCTACAACGCCGTCGCCTTCGCCCAGAAGGGGCAGGGGAAGCTGGTCTTCCTCGACCGGCCCTTCACCACCGAACCGCTCGGCTGGGCCATCCGCAAGGGCGACCCGGAGCTGCTTGCCTTCCTCAACGGATTCCTCAAGGAGATCAAGCAGGATGGTACCTACGACAAGATCTACCGCAAGTGGTTCCAGGACAGCGCCTGGCTGCAGGAACTCCAGTAAAGGGAGCGGAAACGGCACGTGACGGACCAACGTCAAGATTTTCTCTGGAAGCTCCTCCTGGCGGCCGTGTTGATCCTGGCGGCCGCCGGGATCTGGGGGGCGACCAAGAGCATCGACTACACCTGGCGCTGGCAGCGGGTCCCCCAGTATTTCTTCTATCACGCCGAAGAATTGCATAAGGCCCCTGCCGACGGCAAGGTCATCGACCTGGTCCGCGAAGGCGGTTCGACCGTCGTGGTATTCCAAAGCGCCACCAGCGAGATCTTGCGGGTTCCCGTCGCCGGCGACTCCGTGCGGGTAGCCCCAGGCGAGGAGCTCTTCGAGGGAGATCTGCTCGGCAGCACCTCCCGGTGGAAGGTCGGCCCCCTGCTGCAGGGACTCTGGGTGACCATCTGGATCTCCTTTCTTTCCGGCATTCTCGGCCTGGCGATCGGCCTCTGCACAGGGCTCTGCCGCATCTCGCGCAACCCGGCCCTGCGCGGGCTGGCGGTTACCTATGTCGAACTCATCCGCGGCACGCCCCTGCTGGTCCAGATCTTCATCTTCTACTTCTTCATCGGCACCGTGCTCAACCTCGACCGGATGGTGGCCGGCGTGGGCGCGCTGGCGGTCTTTGCCGGCGCCTACGTGGCGGAGATCGTCCGGGCCGGAATCCAGTCGATTCCCCGGGGGCAGATGGAGGCGGCGCGCTCCCTGGGGATGACCGTGCCGCAGGCGATGCGGCACATCATCCTGCCCCAGGCCTTCAAGCGCACGCTGCCGCCCCTGGCCGGCCAGTTCATCAGTCTGATAAAAGACTCCTCCCTGGTTTCGGTCATCGCCATCACGGATCTGACCAAAAGCGGGCGGGAAGTGATCACCTCCTCTTTCGCCACCTTCGAGATCTGGTTCGTGGTCGCCGCCATGTACCTGATCCTCACCTCGGTGCTGTCGCAGGTGATTTTCTGGATGGAGCGGAGGCTAGCGATCAGTGATTGAAGCGAAGAACGTAGTCAAGACCTTCCGTGGCCGGGGGCAGACGGTGCAGGCGGTGAACCAGGTGTCGGTCGCCATCGCCAAAGGGGAGGTTGTGGTAATCGTCGGCCCCTCCGGGTCGGGCAAATCGACCTTCCTGCGTTGCCTGAACGGGCTGGAGACCTTCGATTCGGGACACATCGTGATCGGCGGCCTGGACCTGGCGGACCGCAAAACCGACATCAACCGGGTACGGCAAGAGGTCGGAATGGTCTTCCAGCAGTTCAACCTCTTCCCGCACAAGACGGTTCTCGACAACATCTGTCTGGCCCAACTGGTAGTGCGGCGACGCAACAGCCAGGAGGCGCAGGCCAAGGCCCGGCAACTGCTGAAAAAAGTGGGGATCGCCGAGAAGGAGGGGGAATACCCGGCCCGCCTCTCCGGCGGGCAGCAGCAGCGCGTCGCCATCGCCCGGGCCCTGGCCATGGAACCCAGGGTGATGCTCTTTGACGAGCCGACCAGCGCCCTCGATCCGGAGATGGTCGGCGAGGTGCTCGACGTCATGAAACAGCTGGCCCGGGAAGGCATGACGATGGTGGTCGTCACCCACGAGATGGGCTTCGCCCGGGAAGTGGCCGACCGCGTCCTGTTCATGGACCAGGGGAAAATCGTCGAGGAGGGAACGCCGGAGCACTTCTTTACCTCCCCCAGTGAAGAGCGAACACGGCTTTTTCTCAGCCAGGTCCTCTAGCCCGGTCCGGGCAGGGTGATCGGCCAGCGCGCGCCGGGAGCATCACGCTTGAACCGGGACGACTTACAGGAGAAGATTCTCCGGCCGGACGCCGCAGGGCCGGAGCGGACCGCCGAACGCCCTGGACAGCCGCTGCGGGACGGGCTGGCGGCAGCCTGGCCGATCTGTCTGGGCTATGTACCGCTGGGCGTGGCGCTGGGGGTTCTCGCCCGACAGGCAGGCATCGGTCCGGCCTGGATCGGCCTGATGTCGGTGCTGGTCTTCGCCGGCAGCGCCCAGTTCATCGCCGTGGCCATGCTGGCCGGCGGCGCCTCGGCCGGCGCCATAATTCTGACTACCTTCGTTGTCAACTTTCGACACTTCCTCATGAGTTCGGCTCTGGCAGTACCTCTGACCGGGGTCCACCGCGGCTTCCTCTCCCTGTTCGCCTACGGCATCACCGATGAGAGCTTCGCCGTCAACCTGGCCCGTTTCCGCCGTGGCGGCTGGGACCGCTGGCGTGCCCTGACGGTCAACCAGGCAGCCAACGCTGCCTGGGTCGCCGCCACTGTCGCCGGGGGGCTGGCCGGAGCCTTCATTCCACCAGGGGCCTTCGGCATCGACTATGCCCTGATCGCCATGTTCATCTGCCTGCTGGTCTTCCAGTTGCAGGAGCGCATCCACCTCTTCACCGCCCTTTTGTCGGGGGCATTCGCCGTCCTCTGGTACCTGGCAGTGCCGGGCGATTCCTATGTTGTCGCCGCCTCGACGGCAGCGGCTACCCTCGGGTTCCTGCTGCAACGGCGCCGGGGAGGAAGAGGGACTGCATGACTTTCGGCGCCTACCTGTTGCTCGTCGCCGGCATGGGGGTGGTCACCTATCTGCCTCGCTGGCTTCCACTGCTAACCCTCTCCCGGCGGCGCCTCCCCCAGTGGCTCATCGACTGGCTCGGCCTGATTCCGGTCGCCCTTCTCAGCGCCCTGGTCGCGCCTGCTCTCCTAGCCGACGCAACGACCCGCACCCTGCAGCTTGGCCGGCCAGAGCTGCTGGTAGCGGTACCAACCTTTCTCTTCGCTCTCAAGACCAAGTCGCTGGGCGGGACGGTCCTGGTCGGAATGCTCCTTTACTGGCTGGTGCGGCAGGCTGGAATCTAAACCCCGAAATCCCAAATCCAGTGTGAAAATAAAACTTCCAAAATTAGTACATTGGAAGCTGATCCGATTCCTTTCCGCAGCTTGATCCAGCAACGCCCTGTTGGGCATGCCAGCCCAAATCTGTTCACGGAAATTCACTTGGACTTCGGTCTCTTCCCTGGTAGGAACCAACCTCCCCGATGCCCTGCGGCAGCCGAGCCATTTCTCTCCCTGCCAGGATTCCACATAGCTTGACGGAAGTCGCTATGCGCCGTCTGCCGATATACAGAATGAGTGGTGAGGGGCGCATCTGCATGACTTGGTGATAATTGGCATCCAAATATGACCCAGATCGGCATGTGACCGACCATGCCCCCTCGTCGAGAGCTCTCCCCCTATTCTCGACGAATGCGACGAGAGGCTAGAAATCCAGTATTTCTGGTAAGGTAGGGCCGCCGACGTGGTGACGAAAAACCTGCTTGACATCTTTTCCCCTACGTTGTATAAATCCACCTCGTCTCTGAGAATGCAAGGGTTTTCAGGGGGTAAAACCCCCGGTTTTGTAGCCGATTACAAGGCATGAGACTTAAAAAATCAATGTGTTAGAGACGAAATTCCGTTCCCCGGTAGCTCAGTCGGTAGAGCAGGTGGCTGTTAACCACCCTGTCGCTGGTTCGAATCCGGCCCGGGGAGCCAAACAAATAAAGGGCCGATTTCCTCAAGGAAATCGGCCTTTTTGCCATTGTCACCGCTTTTTCTCTATAAGCCCGCCCAAATAAATCTGCCCAAAAACAGCAACTTGAAGGTTCGAGTCCGATCTGGGATTTCCAGGCACTGAAAAAATGGTTGACAACCAGCCATAGTGTGGCTACTTTAAATAAACCCTACAAAGTCTATAGATAATATGATTTCAAAGAAAACGAAATACGGATTGCAAGCACTGCTCCTCCTGGCCCGTGAATACGGTCAGGGGCCGCTGCTGATCTCCGACCTGGCCCAGCGGGAGCGGATTCCGAAGAAGTTCCTGGAGTACATCCTGCTCCAGCTCAAGAACGCCGGCGTGCTGCAGAGCCGCAAGGGGAAGGGGGGCGGCTACTCACTGGCCACGTCGCCGACCGAAATCAGCGTCGGGCGAGCCATCCGCATCCTTGAAGGGCCCTTGGCGCCGGTCGCCTGCGTCAGCGAAACCGCCTATCAACGATGTACCGAGTGCTTCGATGAGGCGACCTGCGGCATCCGTCTGGTGATGAAGGATGTACGCGACGCCATGGCCGATATTCTCGATCACACCACGCTGCAGGACATGCTGCAGCGCTCCAAGGATGAAGCAAGGAAGCAGGCAGGCGTTGTCGA is a genomic window of Desulfuromonadales bacterium containing:
- a CDS encoding AzlD domain-containing protein codes for the protein MTFGAYLLLVAGMGVVTYLPRWLPLLTLSRRRLPQWLIDWLGLIPVALLSALVAPALLADATTRTLQLGRPELLVAVPTFLFALKTKSLGGTVLVGMLLYWLVRQAGI
- a CDS encoding DMT family transporter, which translates into the protein MNNQPSRGFAEFLLVTATLFWGATFPVVKAAVTEIPVLSFLWVRFALSALLLALLAGRGLRSLDARGIRRGVFLGTLLFLSYAFQTFGLEQTTSANAGFLTGLNVVWVPLLAGPLLAKPPAAGARIGVALALIGLFLLTWQSPWRLNPGDALVIACSFFVALHILGLDALTAGYDGRALTFVQIGTMAVLSLLGSLLFEPVTWPRAWSPTLLWALGITAVFATVYAFWVMTSFQRLTTPTRAAIIYTLEPVFAAAFSVLLIGDRLTPVAWAGGGLIVLGMTAAELLPARPQVEPVT
- a CDS encoding Rrf2 family transcriptional regulator, encoding MISKKTKYGLQALLLLAREYGQGPLLISDLAQRERIPKKFLEYILLQLKNAGVLQSRKGKGGGYSLATSPTEISVGRAIRILEGPLAPVACVSETAYQRCTECFDEATCGIRLVMKDVRDAMADILDHTTLQDMLQRSKDEARKQAGVVDFQI
- a CDS encoding AzlC family ABC transporter permease, giving the protein MNRDDLQEKILRPDAAGPERTAERPGQPLRDGLAAAWPICLGYVPLGVALGVLARQAGIGPAWIGLMSVLVFAGSAQFIAVAMLAGGASAGAIILTTFVVNFRHFLMSSALAVPLTGVHRGFLSLFAYGITDESFAVNLARFRRGGWDRWRALTVNQAANAAWVAATVAGGLAGAFIPPGAFGIDYALIAMFICLLVFQLQERIHLFTALLSGAFAVLWYLAVPGDSYVVAASTAAATLGFLLQRRRGGRGTA
- a CDS encoding transporter substrate-binding domain-containing protein, translating into MKNLVLAALALLALSVTLVGPAQAAGTLDEIRQRGTLRVGMEPGYMPFELTNQKGEIIGFDPDCAKRMAKALGVKLELVSTAWDGIIPSLMTKKFDIIMSGMTITDERTQVVDFADPYIVIGQTLLVRKELAGTVKSYKDLNDPKYKVASKLGTTGEIAAKEHLPKAKYFSYETEQEAVMEVVNGKIDAFVYDSPYNAVAFAQKGQGKLVFLDRPFTTEPLGWAIRKGDPELLAFLNGFLKEIKQDGTYDKIYRKWFQDSAWLQELQ
- a CDS encoding amino acid ABC transporter permease, with amino-acid sequence MTDQRQDFLWKLLLAAVLILAAAGIWGATKSIDYTWRWQRVPQYFFYHAEELHKAPADGKVIDLVREGGSTVVVFQSATSEILRVPVAGDSVRVAPGEELFEGDLLGSTSRWKVGPLLQGLWVTIWISFLSGILGLAIGLCTGLCRISRNPALRGLAVTYVELIRGTPLLVQIFIFYFFIGTVLNLDRMVAGVGALAVFAGAYVAEIVRAGIQSIPRGQMEAARSLGMTVPQAMRHIILPQAFKRTLPPLAGQFISLIKDSSLVSVIAITDLTKSGREVITSSFATFEIWFVVAAMYLILTSVLSQVIFWMERRLAISD
- a CDS encoding amino acid ABC transporter ATP-binding protein, yielding MIEAKNVVKTFRGRGQTVQAVNQVSVAIAKGEVVVIVGPSGSGKSTFLRCLNGLETFDSGHIVIGGLDLADRKTDINRVRQEVGMVFQQFNLFPHKTVLDNICLAQLVVRRRNSQEAQAKARQLLKKVGIAEKEGEYPARLSGGQQQRVAIARALAMEPRVMLFDEPTSALDPEMVGEVLDVMKQLAREGMTMVVVTHEMGFAREVADRVLFMDQGKIVEEGTPEHFFTSPSEERTRLFLSQVL